The Pontibacter sp. SGAir0037 DNA segment ATGCCTTCAGGTGTCAGGTAAATATTATCCGGTGTGATCTCCTTAATAGTACCGCGCAGCAACACCGACTCATGTACTCTGCCTGATTGGTTTAAGGTGGTTTGTAACATGCTTTTAGCTGCCGTTATCTGGCTTTGCACCGGGATGTTTACCTGGCTCTGAATCATGTCCTTGAACTTGTTTTTTGCCAGCCAGCTGGCAGTGCTTAATAGCTTGTCTTTTGTATCCAGGTCATAATCAACATCGCGTACTTTGATAGAGGCTGATGGGGCATCATAATAGGGTGTGCCGCGCAGGTATACCTTACCAACAATCTTCTTCGTGAAAATACCAGCTTTCGTTTTACCGTCTACATCGAGCATCAGCACCAGTTGCTCACCACTTGGTGTAATGGCGGCATCTTTAACAGTTACCTGGCTTTTATCGCCATCAAACTTATAGGTCTGGTTAGCTACCTGCTCATGCAGCATTTTGCTGGCGTGTGCATACGGAATGGTGGCCGTTAAACCAATCTGGATATCCTCCCCCATGCGGCTGTCTACAATAAGCTTTGGCAGATTCTTATTTAGCTGTACCTGTGGCTTGCCGTCTGTAGATACAGTTATGTAAGACGAAATGCCAAGTCTTGTGCTCAAAACTCCGTTTTTAGCAACAAGCGGAGCTATGCGTACTTCTTTAGGGACAATAGAAAGCCAGGCATTCAGATTATCGTCTATCTTTACTGGCTGCTGTATCAGTTGCCAGGCATCTGCCACATACTTGCGCATATCGAGGTAATTTTGCAGTTCTTTATCCAGTTGCTTAGATAAAGCAGACATCTGGCTACGTAAAGCAGGCTCCACAAATCGTGCTAAGCCTATTTTTAAAGGCCCTAGTTGCAGGGTTGGTTTGGTTTCGCCCCACTCAAAGTTGCCGCTGGTAATTGTATTGATTTTGTAGTCTTCGGTCAGGCCAATTCTGCTTTCTGTTTTAATTACCATATCAAAAGACGTGTCTTCTGTTTTATCAATAGCCGGGCAGAACTTACAAGGGTCCCATTTCCAGCGTCCTTTGGCATATATATGCAGGGGAATGCTGAAGTATATTTTATCTTGTTCGGCACGAATGCTCATGCGGCTTTTCTTAGACACTATAACGGCAACGTTATCGTCATCTAATTTATCGTCTTTGTAAAGAATGCCGTTCAGCTCCTGGTTAAGCTTTTGTTCTATAGTGGCTATAGAAACCGATACAGGCACAGAGATAGAGGAAAGCTGTGGCTGATATACCGGAGCTGTTGCTACAGCAGTTGAAGGTGAATCTGCATTAAGTTTCGAAGTGCTGGTGCAACCCTGCAGCAGCAGAGTACCAGAGCAGAAGATTGCTAAAAAGAAGGTGTTTATTTGAGTTAACTTTCTCACGTATAAGCTGATTTAAAAAATAGCGATGCAAGTTACAACGGCTTTTTCATTTCAGCTATCAATTGCAAGGTTTGTGCCGTGAAATTTAATTTTTCAGGACTACAGCAAAGCCTGTAACATTTTCCGGAGTTCCTGTTCAGTGGCGGCAATTCCGCAATCTACTAGTTTACCTTCTCTGTAAATAGCAAAGAAGGGCGTACCCGTTAATTTTACTTCTTTACTGGATACAGGATTTTCTTTGGCATTCATCCTGACAAAGGTAATGCCTTCATATTCAGGAGCTGTAGATAGTAGATTGAATTTGGGGTGCAGTTGTTTACAGATGGGGCAGTTTTCGTCTGTAAATTTTACAATTACTTTGGGCTTTTGAAAAATCAGCTGTCTTAGTTCTTTATCGTTTGATTCTAAAATAGTCATTGGTTGTTGGTTTAGCTAAAACTGTGCAGGCTCACCTGTACCAGCTTTTTTGCTTGTATAGACGAGGAAAGCCTGACATTGGTTAATGAATAGATGCGAGCAGCTTACCTGGCTAATGTCCATGTCTTCCGCTTTACTTCTGCCTTGTGCAGGGCTTGTGCCAGTTCCGAATCGTTGCTGTATTGCAGTTGCTGCAGCGTACGGTATTCTACCTGAACATCCAGCTTATTTTGCTCAAAAGGCCAGGGAGCTACCTGAATGGCTTTATCTTTTAAATGTTTTATAAAGTAAGTATTTCCGTCGGGGCCAGCCGTTATTTCAAGTGTACGTTCGTCTTCGGGCAGCTCGTTTCGGCATAGAATCAGGGAAAGGCGATCGCACCATTGCATAATGGTATACGCCTGCTCTGCTTCCTGTTTGTTTACTCCA contains these protein-coding regions:
- a CDS encoding thioredoxin family protein; translation: MTILESNDKELRQLIFQKPKVIVKFTDENCPICKQLHPKFNLLSTAPEYEGITFVRMNAKENPVSSKEVKLTGTPFFAIYREGKLVDCGIAATEQELRKMLQALL
- a CDS encoding DUF4403 family protein, translating into MRKLTQINTFFLAIFCSGTLLLQGCTSTSKLNADSPSTAVATAPVYQPQLSSISVPVSVSIATIEQKLNQELNGILYKDDKLDDDNVAVIVSKKSRMSIRAEQDKIYFSIPLHIYAKGRWKWDPCKFCPAIDKTEDTSFDMVIKTESRIGLTEDYKINTITSGNFEWGETKPTLQLGPLKIGLARFVEPALRSQMSALSKQLDKELQNYLDMRKYVADAWQLIQQPVKIDDNLNAWLSIVPKEVRIAPLVAKNGVLSTRLGISSYITVSTDGKPQVQLNKNLPKLIVDSRMGEDIQIGLTATIPYAHASKMLHEQVANQTYKFDGDKSQVTVKDAAITPSGEQLVLMLDVDGKTKAGIFTKKIVGKVYLRGTPYYDAPSASIKVRDVDYDLDTKDKLLSTASWLAKNKFKDMIQSQVNIPVQSQITAAKSMLQTTLNQSGRVHESVLLRGTIKEITPDNIYLTPEGIKAIVTAKGNMTATVDKL